A window from Bufo bufo chromosome 1, aBufBuf1.1, whole genome shotgun sequence encodes these proteins:
- the LOC120991222 gene encoding uncharacterized protein LOC120991222: protein MKPAVCAAVLALLGAIASPGAFGRLTISGPQTPVLLGEDVTLECLSDTDTDMANYTFEKYIKWMRSWVQLDSSRYLRCWYYNVNVSRSGERLLMHLSDITEWQNGPYRCVKTGNQTGEDDVSEELTVKLLDLKEIYLEKLHSFSSSVPDILWAEKGSTVEVKCSASSSEEPLYEWSQEFSDWILPSDTLVLKNVNEESEGRYICQARHPEEADLVKTRSFQLLVMNKSPEEVRGVLSSLSFGDVLLYIAIPGAMLTVLLFMLLVIMIRHRNKQLRKPQISLVDGEKRSPIYKGSLQSVHTTCSDTQPLVI, encoded by the exons ATGAAGCCCGCGGTGTGTGCGGCCGTCCTGGCCCTGCTCGGCGCCATAGCGAGCCCTGGAG CCTTTGGCAGACTGACCATCTCTGGGCCGCAGACTCCAGTCCTGTTGGGTGAAGATGTGACCCTGGAGTGTTTGTCCGACACCGACACTGACATGGCAAATTACACTTTTGAAAAATACATCAAA TGGATGAGGTCCTGGGTGCAGCTCGACTCCTCCCGCTACCTGAGATGTTGGTACTACAACGTCAACGTAAGCCGCAGCGGCGAGCGGCTGCTCATGcacctcagtgacatcaccgagtGGCAGAATGGACCGTACCGCTGCGTGAAGACCGGCAACCAGACCGGGGAAGACGACGTGTCCGAGGAGCTGACCGTCAAACTGCTCG ATCTGAAGGAAATCTATCTGGAGAAGCTTCACTCGTTTTCCAGCAGTGTGCCCGATATCTTGTGGGCAGAGAAAGGATCTACGGTGGAGGTGAAGTGctcggcctcctcctcagaggagcCCTTGTACGAGTGGAGCCAGGAG TTCAGCGACTGGATTCTACCTTCTGATACCCTCGTTCTCAAAAATGTAAATGAAGAATCGGAAgggaggtacatctgccaggctcGGCACCCAGAAGAGGCGGACCTGGTCAAGACGCGGTCCTTCCAGCTGCTGGTGATGAATAAGAGTCCTGAAGAAGTCCGAG GTGTCTTGTCCAGCCTGAGCTTTGGAGATGTCCTCCTGTATATTGCCATCCCCGGGGCCATGCTCACTGTCCTGCTGTTTATGCTCTTGGTTATTATGATTCGTCACCGCAATAAACAGCTGAGGAAACCACAAATCAGCCT GGTGGATGGTGAGAAGAGGTCCCCCATATATAAAGGAAGCCTCCAGTCTGTGCACACTACCTGCTCGGACACGCAGCCCTTGGTGATATGA